One Plasmodium malariae genome assembly, chromosome: 3 genomic window, GCATATGCTTCGTGCTCCTTTtgttgtttattttttgccattttattttaactcCCTCTGATGCCCTAACTTGGTATAGAGAGTACTTGGCAAAATGTTTACAGCCACAAATGACTAGGTTAATAATTTGATACACTTTAGGTCAGTTTTACCATAAGCTTTTGTATTACCAACCGTTCCAAAggtcaatatatatatggcatGCCATACTTCTAATCATGGTGAGTTCAGTTATCTTGAGCTGCAGTGTTTTATGTTATGCTGTGCTATGTTGTCCTATGCGATAGGATACTATACATACGCTATGCACACGCTATATCTGCACCATACTTTTCCTTGcgcacttttttttttttttttttctttttatctaCTCATGCCTGGATATTATCTCCCTAAATGTTGTTGTCTTTCGGGCCTGCTTTCAAAAATTGGAAGCTTATCCTCACATGTAAATGCACCGAgtaaacatatgtatgtatatgtgttcATGGGGAATAGGGGAAAGGCTAAAACTATACACTGTTGGTAATTGACATTACGGAAGCAAACGATCCCTCACTACTAcacttttacattttttttttttttttgttttttatatatggtGTGAACTATTATATCCATATTCAAATTAGAAAAACCTTTCACGTGGCACAACAAAAGGTATTCTCATGTTCTTTCACTTTATATTtgatttacaaaaaaaaatattatttaaacttAGGTTACCCCTATATTATATGACAGAACAATATATGAGGAAGAAActttatggaaaaaaaaaaaaaaaaatttccattCTTAGGTACTTTTCTCTATTACTTTATATCTTCGTATTGTTTTTCTTTCCATTACcagtattaattttttttttttttttttttttcaaaaaaaacgCATTTTTATTAAGGCCTATATACTCTGTATAAAGAATGTggcacatacatatgtaaataaagttgaaaaaaaggaaaagccCATTtagatagaaaaaaaaataaaataaattacaaaataaaaaaataaaaaataaaacagaagAGTAGTAAAGAACGAAGAATGAGGAgtgaaaaatgaagaaaaatttccttaattttgatgtgcatatataacaTACATTTTATGATATCTATTTCTGGTTGAACTATCTTAAGCTTTAATTTGTTGAAGCCATTTTGTGGTACTTTTTGgtgttatttttttcctccgtagaacattttaaaatttataattagcTTTCGTTTTAAATTGTCGACTGCTTCTCTTTTGACAAAGTCGTACATTAGAGACTGCTACTTATCGTGTTATACTACTACTCAtttgaaagagaaaaaaaagagaaaaaaaagggaaaaaatatatataagcatccACAGATTGCACATTTTAAGAATAAACGgatatatttcaaattagCAGTGAAGAACTGACTAGCTCCATAGTACTAGCTAACAATTGGAACATTTGATAGCCTTTAGCAAATTAGCATTTTTATTGATTACAAATGGCACCAAAGAAGAAGGAAGAGGAGCAAAAAATACTACTGGGCAGGTAACCCCACAAGGAGGGTGTCACGCTAGTATCCCccaatttatacatattttgacaaatacgcatatatataagtacgtATGTGCCTATgtgcgtatgtatatatgtatgtatgaacatatgtacgtatgtatatatgtatgtatgaacatatgtatatgtgtacgtatgcacgtatgtatatatgtatgtatgaacatatgtatatgtgtacgtatgcacgtatgtatatgtgtatgtatgcacatatgtatatgtgtacgtatgcacgtatgtatatgtgtacgtatgcacgtatgtatatgtgtgctTGTTTATTCTgctatgtacgtatgtaccTGTTTATACTTATTCATATTTGTGCATGGGAGCTCCCCCCCAGCTCACACATGAACGTGTAACGAAAACGTTTTAATGTAATTCCGTCCTCAGACCCAAGAACACATTGAAGATGGGACTAGTTGGTTTACCCAATGTAGGTATGCGTGCTTGAGTATGAACATGAGTATGTGCATGGGTATGTACATACGTGAGTATACATTCGTgcaaatacatacatgcgtgtacgtacatatgtgcaCGCACACATACATGTCTACTTCTCCGCGGCAATTGTCCCTGCTCTGTCCTTCCCCCTTTTAAGGCAAATCCACCACGTTCAATGTGCTGACAAAGTTGAATATCCCAGCAGAGAACTATCCTTTTTGTACGATAGATCCCCATGAAGCAAAGGTTACAGTGGAAGATGAAAGGTTCGACTGGTTAGTTAACCATTTTAAACCAAAGAGTTCAGTACATGCATACTTGTCCATATTTGATATAGCTGGATTAGTAAAGAATGCTCACTTAGGTGAAGGTCtaggaaataattttttatcaaatataGCTGCAGTTGATGGTATATATCATGTTGTTCGAGCATTTGAAAATGAAGATATAATACACACAGAAGGTAATATAAATCCTGTACGAGATTTAGATATTATCAATTCAgagttaatatataaagatattagtcattgtgaaaaaaatttagaagaagtaaaaaaagtgTTAAATAGAAATAAGAAAGATAAAGTAAAACAAACTGAACATGATGTTTTACAAGtagttttaaattttttaaaagaacatAAATGGATAAAGGATGGTAATTGGAAAAGTTCGGAAATCGAAgtaataaatgaatttaattttttaacagcAAAACCTGTTGTTTATTTAGTGAATATGAGTGAAGTAGATTTCAtaagacaaaaaaataaatacttggctaaaatttataattgggtacaagaaaaaaataaaggaacaATTATTCCATATTGTGCAGATTTTgagcaaaaaatattaagtatgACTGAGCAAGAAAAATCTGAATATTTTAAggcaaataatattaaacaaagtatgctaaataaaattataaaaacaggatattatgaaattaatttaattcatttttttacatgtGGACAAGATGAGGTCAAGTGTTGGACCATTCGAAAAGGAGCAAAAGCTCCACAAGCAGCTGGAGTTATTCACACAGATTTTGAAAAAGGATTCATTTGTGCAGAAGTTTACAAATATACCGATTTGGTTGAATTTAAATCGGAAGGGGAAGTCAAAGCTAATGGGAAATATTTGCAAAAGGGAAAAGACTATGTTGTGGAGGATGGCGATATTGTGTTTTTCAAGTTTAACGTCTCGTCGTCAGGAAAAAAATAGACCTTCTTAAGTAGTCGAAGAGATGCTTAAGTTAGATGAAGAGATGCCCATATCTTTGCTTCCAGTGCTTGTCATGCATCgctattatattattatttcatgcTTGTCGTACATCtccattatattattatttcatgcTTGTCGTACATCtccattatattattatttcatgcTTGTCGTACATCtccattatattattatttcatgcTTGTCGTACATCtccattatattattatttcatgcTTGTCGTACATCtccattatattattatttcatgcTTGTCGTACATCtccattatattattatttcatgcTTGTCGTACATCtccattatattattatttcatgcTTGTCGTACATCtccattatattattaattcgtGCTTGTGTGCATTgccattatattattaatttgcGCTTGTGTGCatctattatattattaattcgtGCTTGTGTGCATCgccattatattattaatttgtgCTTGTGTGCATCgctattatattattaatttgtgCTTGTGTGCATtgctattatattattaattttttttttttaattctgaacatgttcatattttaatgGCGAAAAAACGcgaaaacaaattttttttttgaccaGTTAGCGAAATTCGTAAATTTATCAAATATATcagggggaaaaaaaaagaattgcataaatgaaaaaaaataaaacatggcgaaaacaaaaaaagtatagcaaaaaagaaacaaaacaAAGCAGCACAAATTGAAGGGGATATTATCCAAGAATTCGTCTAGTCAGCGGGGGATTATTACGTGCACgcaagtacatacatacatatacatatatattcatgttcATTGGTTTGTGTGTGCagatatattatgtatgtacctACCCATTCACTGCACGCTCCCAATGGTCATAAAAAAGCGCGAACCACACAGGAACAATACAAAATTTGCAATATGAAAGAACTAAAAGGCGAAAGATCACTtgaaatatctttttttctttttttttttctttttcctcttaCTCCCTCTACTCTCTTTCCATTTGCACATTGATAATATCACAACAtcaatgaatatatttaaataaaaattttttgtgaAAGGCTGTGCGAACAGTGTCATTGATGAAGGATAccttcttctcttttttttcacacGTATTTCTAAATATAGCTTCATCAGTccactttcttttttttttatttttttcggATTCTTCATTTTCGCTACTGTCTTCTAAATTGATTAGTGGGTTGTTGGTAAGTATGttgttatttttgtttttcatcaGTTCTTGTTcctctttttcctttttcaatttttccatcttttctctttttaaaatttcgaGCTCTCTCATAAGCTCCTTTTCTTCTTCGTCCTCTTCATCCGTTTCATCGTCTTCGTcgtcttcttcttcttcatttgATTCGTAATCATTATCTGCGTATGCTTCATCGCTACTGCAATTGCCATTATTCGAGTTGTCGTTTGCTTTATCCGATGTGTTATCCTTCgcgttattattattttttttcatattcataCTTTCAGTTTTTCCCTTCATTCTTTCGTTCAATTTTTTCCtgattttgatttttttccttttctgtGATATCCATTCCTCCTCAATTTCGTCATCTTCATCCTCAGGATACAGGTTAGTGTAATCATGGTTCGTTAGcttcttaatattttcaattgCTCGTAGTTTGTCCttgttactactactactgttGTTATTGTTTACTTTATTGCCGCTGTTTTCAAGTTGGattaaattgtttttaattagCTCTTTATCTTCTACATGGTCGCTTAAGTCTCTTGTCTTCATTTGCATATGACCGGGTAAATCCCTACTACAAACTTTTGCAGTTTGGCTAACTTTTCTATTGCCCCCTGAAATGGGAAGAAAATGGACcaagtgaaaaaaaaggaaaacattAGAGACTCGAATGAACAGCCTGACTGTGTGCATGTAAAACATATGCATTAAAAATGACGCTTCGcggaaaaattaatatggCGTGTTCATTCGCGCAAACAGTGAGATAATACACGTACgtgtatgtaagtatatgtacgtatgtaagtataagtacatatgtaagtatatgtacgtatgtaagtatatgtacgtatgtaagtataagtacatatgtaagtataagtacatatgtaagtataagtacatatgtaagtatatgtacgtatgtggGCACATATAACTACAAAGGAACAACTCGCGAACTCAATTTATGTCTCTCTTTTAAGTGCATACTGTTTGATCACTCCTTCATTGCACTTTTGTTTTTGCTTACCCTGGTTTTCCCCCCCTATGGCATTATACCAAGTGGGCCTATGTGCTGTCGTCATTTTGTcctctaaatatatatatatatatatatacgtatgtacgtacgtatataGGATTACATGTACCGACAATCTATTATCTTTGTGCTATAATCGTAccctctatttttttatgcataatatttatagattctttttaaaaagaattaaactCATTTTTTCAATCCATGTATTTTACGAATTGGTACATTCATCAAACATGCccatataatatacttataacgtatatataatatacaaataatattacatacataattaCTTGTATAGTGGCAAGAGATGACCCTACAattcaaatatacaaataaacataatttttacatcATGTTAACTGCGCTCTTTTATTTCATAGTggaatttattataaaattattatcgATATTTGACCTATACTGTACAACTGTTACTGTACCAAATCTACCGCTTATTGGTTCGCTCTGTTTAGCGGCACTATAACCCAGCTTCGTTTAGATtccctttaattttttttttttttcaaaatgctGCATATAAAATTAGTATATGCAGGCGTTTTCTGaaatttatccttttaaaataaaaaaatgaccacgttaataaatatatatgtacacagattttatatttttatatgcatacatatgcatcatacatatgcatcatacatatgcaccacatatacaatatatatatatatatatatatatatatatatacatacatatatacatacatacatagtaCATACCCATTTGTACAAATGTCAATACGTAAAACTTTTtgctgaaaaaaaaaaaaaaatacatgcgCAATGACTAATGATGGATGGCCAAGGCCAACATTTTTCCGGGATTTAGTTATAACGTATACACAAAcagtatattaataatatattaataatatattaataatatattaataaaatggtAATACATTGTTAAATGAAAAACGATTGagtaaattttatgaaaaattatgcaGCATTAATttggtatatttattaaaaaggggagaaaaaaaaaaaaaaaaaaaaaaaaaaaaaattccattTTGCAGTAATAGGTTAAACAAGAAAAGTTAATgccttttattatttttattttatttaaaaaaaaaaaaaaagaactgaAACAAACATAAACTTAATTTTGCACATACGCATAAGTATGCATATTAAGTAGGTACACAAgtagtatttataaataattaaataaaaaatgtacacatacgtatgcatatatatatgggagTATTGGtcgtatgtatattaataacatGTAAACACATAAACACGTTTATACGTGTTGTGCCCCCACACCCCCCTTCAGGGTATCAGAGCATCGCGTTTCCAACCCCTAGGCTTTATTTATCTTGTTCTTTAAACTTTTTCTCAAATATTTCTGTACATCGGGTCCTAAGAgtgagtttttttttctccctcTCCCTCCAAATTTTTATcctctcctttttttccttcttttttttctcttcttttgcTTTTCTGCATCTGTTTGTCCATTCACTACTTTTCCTTTAGCAGCCTTCTTCCACAAACCCTTTTTTCCAAATGATGGGGCATTAGCTCCACAACTGCCGTTGATATCATCCGCATTATGATACCCCTCTGAAATGTAGTCTCTGTCGTCCGTCTTTATCTTTCCATAGCGCATTTTACCAGGAGTCTTCACTTTATTAGTAAGCCGTTGACtgatatatgttttatgtgCATTAGATCTGTCCGTGGGATAACTACTAGACCTGTCAGTGAGATGTCCATTAGGCCTATCATTCGTTTGATAACCCGGTTGAGTAGAGTTCTGGTGCACGTCTTGATACGGGTTTACCTTTCCTATTTCGTTACGCTTAAACTGGATGGTATCAGGTGATAACTTGTCCAGTAATAGTCTAACTTCATTCTCTCTTACCTGCTTCTTTGTTTCATATGGATTATTAACAAAAGTGTCTATATTTGCTAGTCCAGAACCAGGTACTAGAAATGATTTAACAGAATATTTGAGACCTGCACAACATATATCTTCAAATGGTTGAAAGGATATggaattaattttatctcCATATGTATTATGTGTTAAGTAAACTTCCGGTTTTGTAAAAAGATTTTTATACGTTTTAAAATGACTGTTCATACAAAATGCAACAATCGATGTATCACTAATATCtatgttattaataatattatgttctCTATACGATTTGATATATTCTAATTTTCTCATATcccatattttatatgtacaatcAATAGAAGcactaattaaataattatcacTTACAGCTATTGAAGATATAGGAGTATAATGACAATATATATCACATATACATTTGTCTACATTAGGTGACCATAAGGTAACATGCCCATTACTATGTcctaaataaataattgcatcatgtttattttgtttcataaTAGAACATGGACCccttttcgtttttttcctTGTAATTATATTACCCATAGTTATATCTTGGTATACTAATTCTCCAAATTCTCCTACtgatgttaataaaaaatggtatGGTAAGAATTCCATTtggtatgtatataatatgtcTTTTATACAATTTACTTCTAACCCTGtgttatcatatatatacatatactttttttgaCTAACAGCAAAAAGCTTATGATTATGTAATATAGTATTACATCTAACCGTTTCACATACCTCTAGTTCACATAATGTTTCTAAGTTTTGTGTATCTATTAATGTTATATGTCCTTTATCTCCTGttgttaataaatattttccatttcttgaatatgtacatgtatatggtCCCATGTTCAAACTTAAGtctattacttttttttgtgtCCCTATATCTGCTCTATCGTAGATATACTTTTGGCTAATATGAATTTTCTTCTCCTCCTTGATTCCTTCTTCTCCCTCCTCAGTGCGCTTGTAGTACTCTCCACTATAGCAACTACGCTCATCACGCATGCTGAAGTGCATTTTATTCTGAACATGTGCAGGAAATTTCATAATGCGCACCTCCTTTTGACTAGTAGCATTCGTCTCGGGAATGTTTCCTACCCCTTTTTCGATTTTATTCAAATCTTCCATCActattcgttttattttatccaccccactttgttttattttatccaccccactttgttttatttcatccatccctttttttgttctaaTCTCCTTCCCCTTCTTCCCCTTCTTCCCTTTCAACACAGGATGAACCCCTTCAGTGTCATCCTTCTTCTGAACAAGATGCTTCTGCTTCACGTCAATGTATCCTTCATCAATTTTtctgaattttttatttgctaaaatttttttagttgATAAAATAGCTAATTTAACATCTTtcttcaatttattttttaattttttattttttatattttttgtattcgGAAGATCTTTGGGTAACTGTGTAGGGTCGACAACAGGAaggtaatttattttattacctccatttctttttttctttttcttaattctctttttaatattatatatgattttattaacattaacTACTGTTATCTTATTCTCTTTGATTTTTTCTGTGTTTACGTTGCTTTCAACGAATATATCTTCCATTTTGTTCCTCTGTTACTGATTTTTGTGATGTCCTTCCGGTATTTTATACACTTCTTTCTTcaagtattttattatatatacgtgcatatatttaCGCAATTGAGAAGCGACTGGCCCCGCTTCCTGCAGTTAAAAAGGCTTGACAACTTACCCCCCTTACCTTGCGCGTTTACCCGAATTATATAGCTCCTTTATTAAGTTAGTTCTCGCTTTCGttcttactttttttcgTTCTTACCTTTTTTCGttcttactttttttcgttcttactttttttcgttcttactttttttcgttcttactttttttcgttcttactttttttcgttcttactttttttcgttcttactttttttcgttcttactttttttcgttcttactttttttcgttcttactttttttcgttcttactttttttcgttcttttttctttttttcttttttccttttttctttttttctatttttctttttttctatttttcttttattccttttttcgttttttcgttttttccttttttctttctttcttgctttttctcctttttttttttttctttttgttcataaatttatacaaaatcGCTTGTTACAAATTGTTGTTCTTCACTGCAAAATTGTGTTGACTACTTAAACATGGCattgtttgttttttaaatattgtaaTGTTTAAGCAGTTTTTGAGGTAACGTTCATATGTACTTTTGTATGtagtatgtacgtatatatgtagtatgtacgtatacatgtagtatgtacgtatacatgtagtatgtacgtatacatgtagtatgtacgtatacatgtagtatgtacgtatacatGTAGTATGTAGGTAGTTTGGTAGgtacatgcatatacgtGCGTAcgcatgtacatgtatttttaagtattatatGCCATTCCCCCTTCCGCTGGgaatacgtatatattctCATTTACGCTATATACCATTTTTTggtaaatcaaaaaaaagcatgcaaaaaagagagaaaaatTGCCCAACtaattttatagaaaaaaaaaaaaaaaaaaattaatactcCGAGTGCCCCAATGCAACATGAGCATTTGTTCAAATTGGTAACTCGCACATTGTGAGTGCATAGAAAGGCACAGTGTAATATTTAAGTACGTAtacatgttatatataatatacatataaatgtatatatgcatatatgcacatacgtAAATACGTTTATCGATCCATACATGCGCATATTACTTACcgtttatattatatatatgtatcttgttttttgatattttcttttttttttcccatattTGCTATTTTTCGCATGAACAAGCaaggaaaatttaaaaaaaaaaaaaaaaaaaaaaaaaagaaagaaagaaagaaagaaaggaAGGAAAACTTTGAAATGAACGAATTGGAGGAAAATAAATGccaaataaattcaaattttttaaagatacgagtaaaaaaaattgaagcaAAGGAATGGCCAACCATAGTTAGCGTTTAAACGAAAGTTGAAGAGAAAAGATAAGGCATACTTATAAGGTAAAGGAAATCATTGAATTTTCTGAAAAGTGCAAACTATATCAAAATTGTGTTGAACGTACACGCACATGTATCCAGCGCTTGCTCCACAAGCTGTATAATAATTGAAAGCGTAAAACGGAAAGGGAAAAACTCAAAGTGGAAAAAGCGAAAAGTAGAAAACGTACTAACAAGGCAATTCGCTCAACACTGAAATTTACTTTACTGCAAAACTACAGCGTTCAGCCTGCGTATCAATGATATCCCTAAACAATTTCCATACTGTCATATATTGTTATCACGTCCCGATTATCGCATAACGagagaaatattatattattttattttttttttgttctccCCATTTTTAAGAagtttgaaaaattaaaaaaaaaaaaaaaaaaaagaaaaaaaaaaagaaaatatgtcAAAAGCTGTGTATGCAAAGATTTGGATGAGCACGAGGAATTTTACCCTTCGAAGGAGATACGGATGGTTCAAAGTTtggtaagaaaaaaagggaacAAAAGAATGAGTATTGTCCAATAAATCCATGCCTTAGCGGCACGTGGTTCTGGCTTTGCTTGTATCGTACGCTCATATGCAAACGCGGACAcgtgtacatacatatatatacgcatatatgaatatatgtatatatgtatatacatacttatgCGCATGTGTATACCCATGTGTGTGCTTTTTTTGTATGCTCTCATCCGCAGCTCTCGCCTAAGCCCATGGTTGTACGTTTGGGGCTTTTATTGCGTCTCTTTGGTCTTTCCCGCATTCGACAACGAGTATAAAAAGCTTTTGACATTTGGCATATGGAAGGAAAATGATGTTGGATATAAGAAGTGTGCTCCCCCTCCTTATGAATAAAACAAACGAACAAAaggataaacaaaaaaaaaaaaaaaataaaataataaaatgtatactGTACGACTACAAGGAATAATTAAATAGTGAGGAAGTGAAGTAATGAGAGAGTGAAAAAATGCTAACGTGCTAATGTGCTAACGTGCTAACGTGCTAATGTACTGACGTGCTAATGTAATAACGTGATAATGTACTAACGTGCTAATGTACTAACGTGTTAACGTACCAACGTGTTAATGTACTAACGTGTTAATGTACTAACGTGTTAACGTACTAACGTGTTAATGTACTAACGTGCTAATGTACTAACGTGCTAATGTACTAACGTGTTAACGTACTAACGTGTTAATGTACTAACGTGTTAACGTACTAACGTGTTAATGTACTAACGTGCGAGGGTACatttatacctttttttcctttttcttggGGGAAATTCCAGCTAATATTTTAACAACTCTAAGCATAGAGAACAAATTAGATTTGTTCACATCACACTGAGGGAGTAAACTTTTCGACAAAACATGCAATAACGCGTGTGCCATACATGCAGACATAtctaaatatgtatgtacgtatgcattTACGCATACGTGTTAACAACCCACTTCTCAGTTCATTTTGCAGATCGTATACGTATTAAGCTGTTTTTCTGCTTGTATGTAAACAgttatgtgtgtgtatatatgtatatgtacactcaaattttttccctttttttttttttttttttttttttttgtaaaccTATAACTTGCCGTAAAAAGCCAAAAAAAGGAGTGCTTAAcatgcttatattttttgttaattttttgttaattttttttgcaatttttttggGTATTCCCGATAGAAAACGTCAAGAGACCCGTAAAAAGTAGTAACTTCGTTATTTGATACATAAACAACTTTGACGACTAAACTTTTTGCGAAGTGTTCAATGTGAAATGATATGTTATATGTGCTATTCGCTGCTTGCTATTCGATATTTACTACTTGCTATGTATGAGTCCCGTTCTATTCTCCAAGCAAATATTGCAATgcgggaaaaaaaaaaaaaaagaaaaacaaacgTGGTACCTTAAAAGTAAACAGCAAAATGATTAGACAAATGAATATGCaagcagaaaaaaagaaaacaacaACATAGAAATGAAACCTACACGTGGTATATGTaaactccttttttttcaaaaaatttacaaagtTGCACACACGCATAAGAATTGCTGTTCAGTAGTTTGGCTGCTTTTAAGAGATATATTCCTTGTGTCAGTACACACActcacatacacacatatatgcattaacGTACAcctacatatgtacacatatatataagcttatttttgtattgtATAAactccttttcatttttgtacgAATAGAATACAAAAGATACAAATAATCCTAAAGTGCGCgcacaaaagaaaaaaaaaaaaaaaaaaaaaaagaggcaATCAATAAATAGcgaaaagaagaagaaaaataaagagaagaTATCAATAAAGTTAAGAAGATACTACTACAATATTGCAGTAGTATTACGACAGTATTGAagtataataacaaaaaaaaaaaaaaaaaaaaaaaaaaaaaaaaaaagctgtAAAATC contains:
- the CWC15 gene encoding pre-mRNA-splicing factor CWC15, putative, yielding MTTAHRPTWYNAIGGENQGGNRKVSQTAKVCSRDLPGHMQMKTRDLSDHVEDKELIKNNLIQLENSGNKVNNNNSSSSNKDKLRAIENIKKLTNHDYTNLYPEDEDDEIEEEWISQKRKKIKIRKKLNERMKGKTESMNMKKNNNNAKDNTSDKANDNSNNGNCSSDEAYADNDYESNEEEEDDEDDETDEEDEEEKELMRELEILKREKMEKLKKEKEEQELMKNKNNNILTNNPLINLEDSSENEESEKNKKKRKWTDEAIFRNTCEKKEKKVSFINDTVRTAFHKKFLFKYIH
- the UTP7 gene encoding U3 small nucleolar RNA-associated protein 7, putative, whose amino-acid sequence is MEDIFVESNVNTEKIKENKITVVNVNKIIYNIKKRIKKKKKRNGGNKINYLPVVDPTQLPKDLPNTKNIKNKKLKNKLKKDVKLAILSTKKILANKKFRKIDEGYIDVKQKHLVQKKDDTEGVHPVLKGKKGKKGKEIRTKKGMDEIKQSGVDKIKQSGVDKIKRIVMEDLNKIEKGVGNIPETNATSQKEVRIMKFPAHVQNKMHFSMRDERSCYSGEYYKRTEEGEEGIKEEKKIHISQKYIYDRADIGTQKKVIDLSLNMGPYTCTYSRNGKYLLTTGDKGHITLIDTQNLETLCELEVCETVRCNTILHNHKLFAVSQKKYMYIYDNTGLEVNCIKDILYTYQMEFLPYHFLLTSVGEFGELVYQDITMGNIITRKKTKRGPCSIMKQNKHDAIIYLGHSNGHVTLWSPNVDKCICDIYCHYTPISSIAVSDNYLISASIDCTYKIWDMRKLEYIKSYREHNIINNIDISDTSIVAFCMNSHFKTYKNLFTKPEVYLTHNTYGDKINSISFQPFEDICCAGLKYSVKSFLVPGSGLANIDTFVNNPYETKKQVRENEVRLLLDKLSPDTIQFKRNEIGKVNPYQDVHQNSTQPGYQTNDRPNGHLTDRSSSYPTDRSNAHKTYISQRLTNKVKTPGKMRYGKIKTDDRDYISEGYHNADDINGSCGANAPSFGKKGLWKKAAKGKVVNGQTDAEKQKKRKKRRKKRRG
- the PmUG01_03029100 gene encoding conserved Plasmodium protein, unknown function, whose product is MSKAVYAKIWMSTRNFTLRRRYGWFKVCSRLSPWLYVWGFYCVSLVFPAFDNEYKKLLTFGIWKENDVGYKKCAPPPYE
- the PmUG01_03028800 gene encoding GTP-binding protein, putative, which translates into the protein MAPKKKEEEQKILLGRPKNTLKMGLVGLPNVGKSTTFNVLTKLNIPAENYPFCTIDPHEAKVTVEDERFDWLVNHFKPKSSVHAYLSIFDIAGLVKNAHLGEGLGNNFLSNIAAVDGIYHVVRAFENEDIIHTEGNINPVRDLDIINSELIYKDISHCEKNLEEVKKVLNRNKKDKVKQTEHDVLQVVLNFLKEHKWIKDGNWKSSEIEVINEFNFLTAKPVVYLVNMSEVDFIRQKNKYLAKIYNWVQEKNKGTIIPYCADFEQKILSMTEQEKSEYFKANNIKQSMLNKIIKTGYYEINLIHFFTCGQDEVKCWTIRKGAKAPQAAGVIHTDFEKGFICAEVYKYTDLVEFKSEGEVKANGKYLQKGKDYVVEDGDIVFFKFNVSSSGKK